CATGTTAGATACAAGTCATCCAACACAAACACATGACCGATTAAGTATCCTATATATGTATGATCTCGATGGTTGTTTTAACCGCTTGCAACCATAGTGGAGGAAAGTAAAAGATGATTCAAGTCGATGCAAGAATTTGAGACTACTCGAACGATTAAACACTACAATGAAATTCTGGGCAGGAGCGGTGTGTTTAGATGAAACAGAAATGACCATCGAGGAAATGCCTTTTGAAGTTACAATAACATATTTTGTTTATGCTAAGGATATTAAAAAGCTGAGAGGATTTTAAGTATAACTTATGAAAAGGGATTTCAAAAAGATGGAAATTACATCTCACTGATGAAGTTTTATGCAACAAACCAAAAAAGGGTTGAATGGAGGCAATGTTCATTATGGTTATTTACTTGATTGTTTGGTTTGTTAATAAGAAATCATGCAATTGGTCCTCGGTTTTTGCAGGAAATAGATGCTTTTCATGAGCATGTTGATTATCAAACCAAGATGTAGTCGAGGTATATATACAAAATTCTCACTTATGCTTAGAAAAATTGCATGTGGTGGTTAGTTTTTGACAATCAAACttattcatcaaaatattttGTTCTTCAAGACTAAGCAGCAGCAGCATCATCGTACTCAGGAAATTCCACccatagcaaagctaaggtaaggtctgagaagggtaagatgtagaaagccttacctctaccccgtaggaatagagagactgcttcaaGTGAGACCCCCCAACTTGATattagttttgcatcaagccttgggcataagacacataacactcagtAATCGGGACAAAGCCCGATTGCATGTACCCcatgtctttcggctatcaacgccaccacatgatacATGATTAACTGTCccccgcttttaacgttattttaacTTTCATGAGAttgaaaataacattaaaattaatgcaatttcacttttgccccccgagggcccacacatatatacattatacgCGCACACTGCAAGccgggggtttaggttttttttttttttttttttttttttttttttttttgtgttcccattggttctcgcaataaaggtggttctcgcatgaaccctacctatatatatatatatatatattatatgacACCTGTTTATGAAGTAAGGTAGAGATGGATTATGCAAATTTAAGTCAAGTAACTGAAAGGAAAACCACAATGCAGCAACACATAAGAGTTCTAATAGGAAATAAAAAAAGGAAACTAACAACCAAGTTTGTTATTTCATATATTGATTGGGCGATACCAAAGTCTCGAGGTATTTCCCCAGTGGAGTGATACCCAAATCCAAATATCGATACTTGTATCTCGTAGTGGTATATGTACACGCGCAGTTGTATACCTTCTCTGGATATGTTTTGTAAAGGCAATATTGGTAAAGCAGGAGCCAATTTCCATCAGCCATCAAATGCAGTGGCTGCTGATACAAAATATGTGCAAAATCAATAGTTCCCCAATAAGCTACCACTTTCGTCCAGTCACCATCCCCGTCCATCCTCCACAAGTCAATCTGAAGAAAATTGCGCATCCATATGTGAATACAGCCTCTTAGAATAGTGAAACCCAAACATGTTGTGTGTGAGTTTTTTAAGATAGGAGTAGCTACATCTATGAACTTTTCGGTCGTCTTTAGATCCAGACTTACAATTGAATATACATCATCTGCCTTGTCTTCTTTTAGGAAATAGAGTTTTTCGTTCAGCGATGCATTATGATTCGAAAAGGATAGACGATGGATGTCCTCAGTCTTTCTCCACAAGTCAAATTTCAACGAGTATATATAAATACTGCAAGAGTGGGTTACAAGTAAAAGCTTGTAGTCGTCTTCAGAAGAAATGTAATACAACACGGATGCTCTAGTGTTGGTCTGGTAGCATTCTTTACAAGAGTTTGTTTTAGACAAGGTTTTATAGTCGCATGTCAATGGATTCCATAAGATTAGATCAGAGTATTCGCTCTCCATACGGTTGTGGGGTATGCCTACGCACACCATTCCATTGAAAGATGTTATGACCGACATGTTTCGAGCTAATTTGAATGGCAGGCAACGAGGAGGGGTTAAACCGTCTTCAGGTGCTTCACAGTCTATGGTGCGGAAGGTACATGATAATGTTGTATAGGATTTGAAGAGTAGTTTGTGGCGGTTTTGATGATGGAGGTGCATGTTGGCAAAGATAGGGGTGGTTAAGAAGGAGTACCATTTGATAGGCAAAAGATTAGTAACTGGATCGAAAATTAACCCGAAAAATTGGAATCAACTGAACAACAATCCTTCGAGATACAGAATTCACCACCCGAGGATTCGCTGGGCTCGAACTAACCTGCCTTGTCGATACAGATTCACCACGATCAGGCAGAAATTAGCCTCCAAAGATCACCTCCTAATTGTAGCCACTAATTAGGATAGCAATGGAAAACTGAACTCTTGAGAGATCAAAATTTACGAACATCAAAAACTGACTTTCCATTCACAGTTTTGCAATACAAATAAGAAAAGGTGGTAACCACCCATGATGCTAAAATTCTGGAAAAACAAAAGTCTAACTAGAAAATAAAAGGAGACACTTGGAAAGTAAATTAACTAGGAAAATTAAACGTAAACTGTGAATGGGTAAATAAACTTTAGTGGGCCTTAGCCACTTTGCACCATGTTGATCCATTGGTGTTGTTGGGCCGGATCCTCGTCTGATTGGGCTTGATCATTCACGGGCATCGGGCCATCATTCTCCCCTTCGTCGGAAAAGTTTGTCCTCAAACTTGGTAGGCACTCATCTGGATCATAGTAAGGTTGAAGATCGGCGACGTTGAAGGTAGCAGACACGTTGTAATCCCCTGGAAGATCTACCCGATAAGCGTTGTCATTGACTTTGGAGAGGATGCGGAATGGTCCATCTGAGCGAGGGCTGAGCTTGGAACGGCGCTTGGATGGAAAACGTTCCTTGCGAAGATACACCCACACAAGATCACCCGGCTGGAACAAAATGTGCTTACGGTTCTTGTCGCGCCGATACTTTAGAAGGTCATTATTCTTGGTGATCTTGTCGTGAACTTGTTGATGAATACGTTTAATATCAGCAGCGAATGCACCTCCCTCTTTGCTGAATTTGGTGGACGTATCCAGAACCGCGAGATCCAAAGGGGTGTGGGGATTCAACCCATAAACCACCATGAAAGGGCTGTGACCCGTAGTTTTGCTTGGAGCTCGATTGTATGCGAATTCAGCCTGGGGCAAAAGCTCGTCCCACTTTTTGAGATTGGTTTTAATGAGGGCTCGAAGTAACGTGCCAAGAGTGCGGTTAGTCACCTCCGTTTgaccgtccgtttgaggatgactAGAGGTGCTAAATTTTAGAGCAGTACCCATTTTTCTCCATAAGGTTACCCAGAAGTGGCTGAGAAATTTGACGTCGCGATCGCTGACCATTGTTTTAGGAACACCATGAAGACGGACGATCTCTCGAAAATATAATGTAGCAACTAGGACAGCATCATACGTGGTATGACAAGCAACGAAATGTGCCATCGTGGAaaaacggtcaacgacaaccaTTATGGAATCCTTCTGGTGTTGTGTGCGAGGCAAACCGGTAATGAAGTCGAGGCTGACATCCTCCCATGGGGTAACGGGAACAGGTAACGGCGTGTAAAGACCATGCGTGTAATGATGGCCCGATGACAAGGGAGGCAACGATGAACGAAATGTTCAACATCGCGACGAAGCTTAGGCCAAAAGAAATGCAACTGTAACATTGAAATAGTCTTGTCGATACCGTAGTGACCCGCGAGACCCCCTTCATGAAtttctcgaattaaaaatacccgGATGCTGTGACGAGGAATACAAAGCTGCTGGTGGCGAAATAAGAACCCATGGGACATGTGAAAAATACCAGTAGCATGTCGCTGACAATTGGAAAAGGTATCGCCAAAATCCGGATCGTCCTTATACTCGTTCTGTAAAAGCTCAAGGCCTAAAACTTGGGGCTGCAAGGAATTGAGCAGAGAATACTTACGAGACAAGGCATCAGCTCCTTTGTTAAGCTTACCCGACTTGTGTCGAATAGAAAAATTAAAGATTTGGAGAAATTCAACCCATTTGGCGTGTCGGGGTTGAAGCTTGTGTTGTCCCTGTATGTACTTGAGGGCCTCATGATCAGAATGAAGAATGAATTCCCTAGAAATTAGATAGTGTTGCCAATGTGTTAAAGCGCGAATAATGGCATAGAATTCTTTGTCATACGTCGAATACCGCCGTTTGGCATCGTTAAACTTCTCACTATAGAACGCCACCGGACGACCCAATTGAGTCAAAACAGCCCCGACGCCAACCCCTGAGGCATCACACTCTACTTCAAACACTTCATCAAAACAGGGGAGTGCCAAAACGGGTGTGGAGGACAGCAGCTGTTTAAGCGCATTGAAGGCGGCGTCTGCTTGGGGAGTCCAAATAAATTGTTTGCTCTTAGTTACCTCAGTCATCGGAGCCACTATGGTGCTGAAATTCTTGACAAAGCGGCGATAAAAGGACGCTAACCCATGAAAACTTCGCACCTGTTGAATGGACTGAGGAACGGGCCAGTCACGTATGGCTTGTACCTTCCGTTCGTCCACTTGGATCCCGTTCGCTGACACGATATAACCCAAAAATGTAACGTGATTGGCGAAGAACTCACACTTTTCCAGATTGCCATACAACTGTTCCTGATTGAGTACATCAAAAAGCTGCTGGAGATGTTGGTGATGAACCGTGGTGGAGGGGCTGTACACTAGTATATCGTCGAAATAGACAACAACAAACCTGCCCAAAAACGGTTTAAGAACCTGGTTCATCAGACGCATGAAGGTGCTAGGTGCATTAGATAAGCCGAATGGCATAACGAGCCATTCATACAAACCCTCTTTTGTCTTGAAAGCGGTCTTCCATTCGTCTCCTTCGTGTATGCGAACTTGATGATACCCACTTCTTAAATCAATTTTCGAAAATACTGTTGATCCATGAAGCTCATCCAATAAATCATCCAGTCGTGGAATCGGGAATCGATATTTGATGGTAATTCGGTTGATAGCCCGGCTGTCCATGCACATTCGCCACTCGCCACTCTTTTTAGGGACTAGTAAAGTGGGGACAGCACATGGACTAAGTGACTCACGGATAAAGCCCTTCTTTAAAAGCTCGTCGACTTGTCGCTTAATTTCACTGGCTTCTTGAGGATTAGTACGGTAGGCGGGTTTATTTGGGAGGACCGATCCCGGAATGAAATCGATCTTGTGTTGAATAGTGCGTAGTGGAGGTAACCCCAAAGGAATTTCAGCAGGGAATATGTGGGCATAGGATTGGAGTAAAGGTTGTACAAGGGCATGGTGTGGTACTGTTGTTTTGGATTCCTCTTCATCAAGGCCTAGCAGAATAAAATCTCTGAAGGCTGTGAATTCAAGTTGCTCTGCTTTCAAAAGAGTATTCAAGGTCAAAGGTGGTGTTGGGGTTTGACTAGGCTGGGTAAGGGGAGTCAAagttatttttttatctttaaaggTGAAAGAATAGGTATTGCGATAGCCATCATGCACAACGCGGCGATCGAATTGCCAAGGGCGGCCCAAGAGCAAGTGACAAGCATCCATAGGTAATACATCACACCAAATATTATCACAGTAGGACTTACCAATACTCAAAGAGATGAGAACCCGGTCAGCAACCTGAATCCCTTTTCCTTGATTGAGCCATTGAATGACGTAAGGAGACGGGTGTGGCTCGGTGGGCAATCTGAGCTTGGTGACAAGTGTTTGGGATGCAACATTGGTGCAGCTGCCGCCGTCGATGATCACCGTGCATACCTTGTGACCGATGGTGCAGCGCGTGTGAAAAATAGATTCCCTCTGTTGATTTTCTTCCCGACCAGGGGTGCTACTTAGGGCACGACGAACAACCAAACAGTCACCTTCATCCGGCCCTACCTCTTCGCCGTCTACATCAGCCGTTATCAGTGGATCTTCGGGTGAGTCACGACAAAAATTGAACCCGCTGGCTTGCTCGAAATCTGCCAAAGTAATGATTCTTTTGTTTGAGCATTCAGACGCTATATGCCCTAGGCCTTGGCATCTGAAACAACGTCTGGGAGCCCGGGGATTTTCGGTGGTACTGGACGATGATGGTGTTTTTGGATTGATAGCGGGTGGTGGTTTAGTGTCGGCATTGGGCCTCGGATAGGAGTTGGATCTAAAATTGGGCCTGGCGAGTTCCTGTTTTCCCTTGGATCGCTGTTGCACATCAACTTTATGGGCCAACACAGTGAGGTCGGCTAGAGTTTCATACGGTTGTAATTCCACCACATTCGCAACCCGGGGTTCCAGGCCACCCAAATACCGAACTAGGGTTTGAGGATCATCCTCTGGAACGTCACACTTCATTAATAAATATTCAAAGTCTCGTGAATAATCTTCCACGGACCCCGATCCCTGTTTCAAAGCATGTAACTGCCGAAAACTTGCCTGAAGATAATAGGTCGGTAGGAATTTTTGCTTCATCTTTGTCTTCATCTTAGGCCATGAACGAATCTTATCCTTCCCCGCTCGTTCTCGTTTGGAACAGACGTTGGACCACCAGGTTGAGGCGTATTT
The sequence above is drawn from the Helianthus annuus cultivar XRQ/B chromosome 12, HanXRQr2.0-SUNRISE, whole genome shotgun sequence genome and encodes:
- the LOC110892449 gene encoding uncharacterized protein LOC110892449, whose protein sequence is MDTRSSSELKKILETFEADKKNMADQMKALQDQVRELVVLQRRSHDDARSDAGTEIHTNRDSGGGWHSNDIKVDIPEYDGKLDPDEFVEWIHTVERVFDYKQTSEEHKVKIVALKLRKYASTWWSNVCSKRERAGKDKIRSWPKMKTKMKQKFLPTYYLQASFRQLHALKQGSGSVEDYSRDFEYLLMKCDVPEDDPQTLVRYLGGLEPRVANVVELQPYETLADLTVLAHKVDVQQRSKGKQELARPNFRSNSYPRPNADTKPPPAINPKTPSSSSTTENPRAPRRCFRCQGLGHIASECSNKRIITLADFEQASGFNFCRDSPEDPLITADVDGEEVGPDEGDCLVVRRALSSTPGREENQQRESIFHTRCTIGHKVCTVIIDGGSCTNVASQTLVTKLRLPTEPHPSPYVIQWLNQGKGIQVADRVLISLSIGKSYCDNIWCDVLPMDACHLLLGRPWQFDRRVVHDGYRNTYSFTFKDKKITLTPLTQPSQTPTPPLTLNTLLKAEQLEFTAFRDFILLGLDEEESKTTVPHHALVQPLLQSYAHIFPAEIPLGLPPLRTIQHKIDFIPGSVLPNKPAYRTNPQEASEIKRQVDELLKKGFIRESLSPCAVPTLLVPKKSGEWRMCMDSRAINRITIKYRFPIPRLDDLLDELHGSTVFSKIDLRSGYHQVRIHEGDEWKTAFKTKEGLYEWLVMPFGLSNAPSTFMRLMNQVLKPFLGRFVVVYFDDILVYSPSTTVHHQHLQQLFDVLNQEQLYGNLEKCEFFANHVTFLGYIVSANGIQVDERKVQAIRDWPVPQSIQQVRSFHGLASFYRRFVKNFSTIVAPMTEVTKSKQFIWTPQADAAFNALKQLLSSTPVLALPCFDEVFEVECDASGVGVGAVLTQLGRPVAFYSEKFNDAKRRYSTYDKEFYAIIRALTHWQHYLISREFILHSDHEALKYIQGQHKLQPRHAKWVEFLQIFNFSIRHKSGKLNKGADALSRKYSLLNSLQPQVLGLELLQNEYKDDPDFGDTFSNCQRQEP